In Candidatus Obscuribacterales bacterium, the following are encoded in one genomic region:
- a CDS encoding NIL domain-containing protein: protein MASVSPNYGLEVLHLKDPESRIQTQVKIRIPKARHPDPVIFNLINRYDLKVNILGALLAANGQEDGWFDLAIEGRAATIHEALLDLVELEADLWFNTDADDGY, encoded by the coding sequence ATGGCGTCTGTCTCTCCCAATTATGGTCTTGAAGTCCTACACCTCAAAGACCCCGAAAGCCGAATTCAAACCCAGGTCAAAATCCGCATTCCTAAAGCTAGACATCCCGACCCAGTGATCTTCAACCTGATCAACCGCTACGATCTTAAGGTCAATATTCTGGGTGCCCTACTGGCTGCCAACGGACAGGAAGATGGCTGGTTTGATTTGGCAATTGAAGGTCGCGCCGCCACTATCCATGAAGCGCTGCTCGACTTGGTAGAGCTAGAAGCAGATCTGTGGTTCAATACCGACGCTGACGATGGTTACTGA